Genomic DNA from Candidatus Methylomirabilota bacterium:
ATCACGAGAACCGAGCCCGCGAAGTCGAGCAGCGCGTCCTCCAGCGCCCGCAGCGTGTCCACGTCGAGATCGTTGGTGGGCTCGTCGAGCAGGAGCACGTTGCCGCCGCTCGTGAGCACCTTGGCGAGGTGCAGGCGGTTGCGCTCGCCGCCGGAGAGGTCGCCGACGCGCTTCTGCTGGTCGGGCCCCCGGAAGTTGAAGGAGGCGACATAGGCGCGCGACGGCACGCGGCGGCCGCCCAGCACGAGCGCCTCCTCGCCCCCCGAGATCTCCCCCCAGACGGTCCGGGTCGGATCCAGGGTGTCGCGCGTCTGGTCGACGTGGGCCAGCCGGACCGTCTCGCCGATCCGGAGCGTGCCCGCCTCCGGCTTTTCCTGCCCGGTGATCATCCGGAACAACGTGGTCTTGCCGGCCCCGTTGGGTCCGATGATGCCCACGATCCCGCCGCGGGGCAGCTTGAACGAGAGGTCGTCGATCAGCACGCGGTCGCCGTACCCCTTGCTGACGTGGTCGGCCTCGACCACGACGTCGCCCAGCCGCGGGCCCGGAGGGATCGCGATCTCGAGCGCGGCCGCCCGCGTCTCGAACGGCTCGCTCAGCAGCGCCTCGTAGGCCTGCAGCCGCGCCTTGCTCTTGGCCTGCCGAGCGCGGGGCGCCATCCGCACCCACTCCAGCTCGCGCTCGAGCGTGCGCTGCCGCGCGAGGTCGGCCTTCTCCTCCTGCCCCAGGCGCTGGCCCTTCTGCTCGAGCCACGAGGAGTAATTGCCCTCCCAGGGAACGCCGTGGCCCCGGTCGAGCTCGAGGATCCAGCCCGCCACGTTATCGAGGAAATAGCGGTCGTGGGTGATGGCGACGACCGTGCCCGGGTACTCCTTGAGGTACCGCTCGAGCCAGGCGACCGACTCGGCGTCGAGGTGGTTGGTCGGCTCGTCCAGCAGCAGCATGTCGGGACGCTGGAGCAGCAGCCGGCAGAGGGCGACGCGGCGCCGCTCGCCGCCCGAGATCTTCGGAACCTCCATGTCGCCCGGCGGCACCCGCAGGGCGTCCATGGCGATCTCGACGGTGCGATCGAGGTCCCAGGCGTTCGACGCGTCGATCGAGTCTTGGAGGCGGGCCTGCTCGGCCAGGAGCTTTTCCATCTCGTCGGGCGGAAGCGCCTCGCCGAGCCTGGCGCTGATCGCCTCGAAGCGCGCGAGCAGCGCCCGCGTCTCGGCCACGCCCTCCTCGACGTTGCCCCGCACGTCTTTGGTGGGATCGAGCTGCGGCTCCTGGGGCAGGTAGCCGATGCGGAGGCCGTCGGCGGGGAAGGCTTCGCCCAGGAAGTCGTCGTCCACACCGGCCATGATCCGCAGCAGCGTGGACTTGCCGCTGCCGTTGGGGCCGATCACGCCGATCTTGGCGCCGTGGAAGAACGACAGCCAGATGCCGCGCAGGATCTCCCGCTTGGGGGGAACGACCTTGCGCAGGTCCTTCATCACGAAGGCGTATTCGCCCGCCATCTACGCCGCTCCCGTCATAGGCTCGCCTCGGACGGCGGGGCCCCAGCCCCGCGACGTCCTGCGGCTCGCACTCCCGTCAAGCGCCGGTGCTCTGGCATCATGCAGCGATCCTGCACCACCCGGATCCCGGCGCGGGCCAGCCGCTCGGCGGCCTCGTCGTTGCGGAGGCCGAGCTGGAACCACACCGCCGCCGGCCGCCAGGGCAGCGCCAGAATCTCCGCGGCGTGGCCCGGCAGGTACTGGGGCCGCCGGAAGATCTCGATGACGTCCGCCAGCTCGTCCAGATCCCCGAGCGTCGCCACGACGGGCACGTCGAAGAGGCGCCGACCGGTGATCGTCGGATTGACGGGCCGGATGCGGTACCCCTGCCGCGCGAGATAGGCCGGCACGTAATAGGCGGGCTCGCCGGCGCCCGCGTTGGCGCCCACCACGGCGATGGTCTTGGCCGCGCGCAGGATGGATCGCAGGTCGTCGTCGCCGGTGATCAGCTTCTCTCTCCAGCCGCCCATGGACAGGACGTTCTCACGCCCTCGCGACCGCCGCAAGGATCTGATCGCCGAGCACCTCCACGCGCCAGCGCCGCAGCCCGTCGACCCGCGCCAGCTCCGCGCGGTCGCGCGGCGCCGCCTCGGCGATGGGACGGATCAGACGGTTGGGCAGCAGCACGCCGGGGTCGAGCCCGAAGCGCGGAGCGGCCTCCGCGCGCCACCCGCGGAGGGCCTCGATCCGCCGGCGGACGCCGCCGGGCACCGACGGCGGACGAGGCGGGCGTGTCAGGACGGGCAACGCGTCGTCGGGCAGGGCCCGGGCGCGCGCGGTGGCGTCCAGGATCGCCTCGCCCCAGCGGGCGATCACGCGCGGCGTACAGCCGGGGAGGCCGCCGAGCGCGGCGACGTCGCCGGGGGCGGCCTGGGCGATGGCCACCAGCGTGGCGTCGGAAAGAATCTTGAACGGCGGCCGATCGGCGGCCAGGGCGAGCCGCTCCCGGGTCTCGTGGAGATTCTTCAAAATGGCGAGACCGCGCGGCGTCAGGTCGCGGGCACCCTTGAGCCAGGCGTAAGCCTCGGGGTCCGGCCTGCGCTCCGCCGGCGACTCCGCCGCCAGCGCGGCGCACTCTTCCTCCACCCAGG
This window encodes:
- the ettA gene encoding energy-dependent translational throttle protein EttA, which encodes MAGEYAFVMKDLRKVVPPKREILRGIWLSFFHGAKIGVIGPNGSGKSTLLRIMAGVDDDFLGEAFPADGLRIGYLPQEPQLDPTKDVRGNVEEGVAETRALLARFEAISARLGEALPPDEMEKLLAEQARLQDSIDASNAWDLDRTVEIAMDALRVPPGDMEVPKISGGERRRVALCRLLLQRPDMLLLDEPTNHLDAESVAWLERYLKEYPGTVVAITHDRYFLDNVAGWILELDRGHGVPWEGNYSSWLEQKGQRLGQEEKADLARQRTLERELEWVRMAPRARQAKSKARLQAYEALLSEPFETRAAALEIAIPPGPRLGDVVVEADHVSKGYGDRVLIDDLSFKLPRGGIVGIIGPNGAGKTTLFRMITGQEKPEAGTLRIGETVRLAHVDQTRDTLDPTRTVWGEISGGEEALVLGGRRVPSRAYVASFNFRGPDQQKRVGDLSGGERNRLHLAKVLTSGGNVLLLDEPTNDLDVDTLRALEDALLDFAGSVLVISHDRWFLDRIATHVLAFEDDGRVVWFEGNYADYDADRRKRLGAEADRPHRLRYKRLGGR
- a CDS encoding CoA-binding protein, which translates into the protein MGGWREKLITGDDDLRSILRAAKTIAVVGANAGAGEPAYYVPAYLARQGYRIRPVNPTITGRRLFDVPVVATLGDLDELADVIEIFRRPQYLPGHAAEILALPWRPAAVWFQLGLRNDEAAERLARAGIRVVQDRCMMPEHRRLTGVRAAGRRGAGAPPSEASL
- a CDS encoding HRDC domain-containing protein, giving the protein MTAAPLWIRTGSDLERLARRLRESSEIAVDTEGDSLHHYPERLALIQIGDRTGEAWLVDPLAIADLSALAPLFAGPSPLVVLHAGDNDLAHLKRRFRFVFGAIFDTSLAARFLGGRALGLDVLLREYLGVELPPSRQKDDWSLRPLTEAQERYAVADVQHLLALKDRLVQELERLGRRAWVEEECAALAAESPAERRPDPEAYAWLKGARDLTPRGLAILKNLHETRERLALAADRPPFKILSDATLVAIAQAAPGDVAALGGLPGCTPRVIARWGEAILDATARARALPDDALPVLTRPPRPPSVPGGVRRRIEALRGWRAEAAPRFGLDPGVLLPNRLIRPIAEAAPRDRAELARVDGLRRWRVEVLGDQILAAVARA